A segment of the Acidobacteriota bacterium genome:
CTTCGCTTCCCGTATTCAGAAATTGAACACTCTCAACCCACGGAATGTGCTGGCAGATCAGCTCAGCAAGCCTGCCTTCCAGGACCGTGGTGCCTGATCCGAACAGGCTCATGCGCTCCTGCAGCACACGAATCACGGCATCGGTCACATAGGGATCGTTGTGGCCTAGAAAATGCGGCGCGAAGGCTGCATGGTAGTCAATGTACCGATTGCCATCGGCATCCCAAATGCAGGCCCCCTCACCTTTTACAAAAACGATCTCAGGGAGGATGGCCCGGTTGACTGAAACGACACCCCCGCTGATGAAATCGCGATTCTTCGCCAAAACTTCCTGCGACTTGCTGTATCTGCCCATTTGACTTTAAACCCTGTGATAAAAGGTTGCGGTTGGAAATTCGCCTCCGCAAATTAAGAACTGAGCATTTGCCTCATTTATTTCCCGGGCTTGACCCATAACACGCCCAGGACATATGTGGCCGACGATGGGCAATGACTTCAAGCATCCGCATAAGACGTCTGTCCGCTACATTTCTTTGCTCGCGCTGGTTTCGTTATTTCCTCCGGATACTTCTGTGCAAGGGCCCGGATTTCGTAACTGAACTTCATAAATCGCTTTTCCCAGCGTTTCGCTTCGTCTGGCGCATACCGGTAAAACCCTCTGGCGTTCGAAATACCCTTGGCGCCTGACTTCACCACCTTGCGCATCAAGGCGGGCACTTTCTGGGAGCAATTCAATTCAGGAAACAAGTCCTTCATGACTGCCGCGTAAGCGGGGATCCCTGTCAGATCCATAAAACGGAAGGGCCCGGCCAAAGTGATCCAGTAGCCAAGATCGTTCCGCAGCGAGCGGTCAACGTCAGCGATTGTAGCGTAACCCGCCTCCACCAGGAAGAAGGCTTCGCGCAACAAGGCGTACATGCAACGGTTGGTAATAAAACCTCGAATGTCACGCTTGACAATCGAAGGTTCCTTGCCCCATAGGCAGGAAAGGGCCGCTGCGTACTCCGCGCATCCCGGGCTGGTTTCTTTCCCGCAAATGATCTCCATGAAGCGTGTGGTATGAGCGGGTTCAGCCCAATGGATCCCGACTATTCGCTCCGGATGCTGGGCTCCCTGCTGCAATACCGTGACCGGCAAGCCTGAAGTGTTCGTCCCGATAATGCTCCTGGGAGGGATCACCTCCTCCACCTTTCGAAGAACATCTTTTTTTACGCCGAGATCCTCGAAGACGCATTCCACAACCAGCCGGCTCGATTCCAGTCCGGCATAATTTTCAGACACCTTCAGCCGGGCAACTACCTTGCCGGGATCGGTTCGCAACAGGCCTTCTTTCTTCATCTCCCGCAAATGATTCAGAATCCTGCGTCGTGCACTCTGCCGTTTCTTGTCATCGATCTCTACTGCGGCAACAGGATGGCCGGCGGCCAGCAGGCAAGTGGCGACGCTGGTCCCCATCAAGCCCAATCCGACGACGCCAACCGGAATGTTTCCAGCCTTGTTTGGCAAATTGGATTGCCTCATAG
Coding sequences within it:
- a CDS encoding 3-hydroxyacyl-CoA dehydrogenase family protein, producing MRQSNLPNKAGNIPVGVVGLGLMGTSVATCLLAAGHPVAAVEIDDKKRQSARRRILNHLREMKKEGLLRTDPGKVVARLKVSENYAGLESSRLVVECVFEDLGVKKDVLRKVEEVIPPRSIIGTNTSGLPVTVLQQGAQHPERIVGIHWAEPAHTTRFMEIICGKETSPGCAEYAAALSCLWGKEPSIVKRDIRGFITNRCMYALLREAFFLVEAGYATIADVDRSLRNDLGYWITLAGPFRFMDLTGIPAYAAVMKDLFPELNCSQKVPALMRKVVKSGAKGISNARGFYRYAPDEAKRWEKRFMKFSYEIRALAQKYPEEITKPARAKKCSGQTSYADA